Proteins encoded in a region of the Diospyros lotus cultivar Yz01 chromosome 9, ASM1463336v1, whole genome shotgun sequence genome:
- the LOC127810621 gene encoding glycosyltransferase BC10-like, whose translation MARSKGDREDQDNSLGSTTKDSSVGLLRVLSALILFVMGVVIGLISSSHINRYFSLQAEQFYRNYAPTPGNSGDNCTIFQSCEKVECLSMDSFLRPKNLTHSMSDEELLWRASMVPVKADYPFSRVPKVAFMFLTRGPLPLLSLWERFFKDHKKLFSIYVHAFPGYELNVSNTSPFYGRQIPSQNVQWGTASLADAERRLLANALLDFSNERFVLLSESCIPIYNFPTIYRYLIESDHSFVDSYDDPSRHGRGRYNPRMRPDITLSDWRKGSQWFEVNRTLAIVIVSDTKYYNLFRKYCRPACYPDEHYIPTFLHKFFGSSIANRTVTFVNWSLGGPHPATFTRANITESFMQSIRNNGTLCWYNLVKQSSCYLFARKFAPSTLEPLLNLSSRVMKF comes from the exons ATGGCAAGGAGTAAAGGAGATAGAGAGGACCAAGATAATTCTCTCGGTTCCACTACTAAGGACTCTTCGGTTGGACTTTTGCGGGTTCTCTCAGCTTTGATACTTTTTGTGATGGGTGTGGTTATTGGCTTGATATCCAGTTCACATATTAATCGATATTTTAGCTTACAGGCCGAGCAGTTCTATAGGAACTATGCTCCTACTCCAGGTAATAGTGGTGATAACTGCACCATTTTTCAGAGTTGCGAGAAGGTTGAGTGTTTAAGCATGGATAGCTTTCTTCGTCCTAAGAATCTGACGCATAGTATGTCTGATGAGGAGCTTTTATGGAGAGCTTCAATGGTGCCTGTGAAGGCGGATTACCCTTTTTCTAGGGTCCCTAAGGTGGCTTTCATGTTCTTGACTAGGGGACCACTGCCGCTGTTGTCACTTTGGGAGAGGTTCTTTAAAGACCATAAGaagttattttcaatttatgtgCATGCATTTCCAGGATATGAGCTCAATGTATCCAATACGTCTCCTTTCTATGGACGCCAGATCCCTAGTCAG AATGTTCAGTGGGGGACAGCATCACTGGCAGATGCAGAGAGGCGGCTTCTGGCCAATGCTCTGCTTGACTTCTCCAATGAGCGGTTTGTTCTTCTTTCAGAGAGCTGCATCCCTATTTACAACTTCCCTACCATCTACAGATACCTCATTGAATCCGACCACAGTTTTGTTGACTCGTATGATGATCCATCCCGACATGGGCGTGGCCGATACAATCCCAGGATGCGACCCGATATTACTCTCTCTGACTGGCGGAAAGGGTCCCAGTGGTTTGAAGTTAATCGAACTCTGGCTATTGTCATAGTCTCAGACACCAAGTACTACAACCTCTTCAGGAAGTATTGCAGGCCTGCTTGCTATCCGGATGAGCACTATATTCCAACCTTCCTGCACAAGTTCTTCGGGTCCTCCATCGCTAATCGGACTGTGACTTTTGTCAATTGGTCGCTGGGGGGCCCTCACCCGGCAACATTTACCAGAGCTAATATTACAGAGAGTTTTATGCAGTCTATAAGGAACAATGGGACTCTCTGTTGGTATAATTTGGTAAAACAGTCCAGCTGTTACTTGTTTGCCAGGAAGTTTGCTCCGAGCACACTGGAGCCCTTACTCAACCTCAGCTCCAGGgtgatgaaattttga